The Pungitius pungitius chromosome 8, fPunPun2.1, whole genome shotgun sequence genome has a window encoding:
- the hdac11 gene encoding histone deacetylase 11 isoform X1, with amino-acid sequence MAHKEDNEGKRSSHCTALHACIPKTSLPIVYHPDYNITFMGLEKLHPFDAGKWGKVIHFLKEEQFVTDGNIVEALEATEEDLLVVHTRRYLNRLKWSLVVAGITEIPPLIFLPNFLVQRKVLRPLRTQTGGTIMAAKLAVDRGWAINVGGGFHHCSSDKGGGFCAYADITLAIKFLFERVEGISRATIIDLDAHQGNGHERDFLNDGRVYIMDVYNRYIYPGDGYAKRAIKRKVELDWGTEDSEYLQKVELHTDGALNEVRPDILVYNAGTDVLDGDPLGGLSISPEGIVKRDEIVFRAARRRGVPILMVTSGGYQKKTARIIADSILNLRLQGLIAAEALEGEGSVTGARRTSGPVGSEFTAV; translated from the exons ATGGCTCACAAAGAAGATAATGAAGGTAAAAGGAG ctCCCACTGCACTGCATTGCACGCCTGCATCCCAAAAACATCTCTGCCCATTGTGTACCACCCAGACTACAACATCACCTTCATGGGCCTTGAAAAGCTCCACCCGTTTGATGCAGGGAAGTGGGGGAAAGTCATTCACTTCTTGAAAG AGGAGCAGTTCGTCACTGACGGGAACATCGTGGAAGCCCTTGAAGCGACCGAAGAGGACCTGCTGGTGGTTCACACCCGACGCTACCTGAACAGATTAAAG TGGTCACTGGTGGTGGCGGGGATCACAGAAATCCCACCTCTGATCTTTCTGCCTAATTTCCTCGTGCAGCGGAAAGTGTTGAGGCCTCTGCGGACACAGACTGGAGGAACAATAATG GCGGCAAAGCTGGCCGTCGACCGAGGATGGGCTATAAACGTAG GAGGAGGCTTCCACCACTGCTCCAGCGATAAGGGAGGGGGCTTCTGCGCCTACGCCGACATCACTCTGGCCATCAAA TTCCTGTTCGAGAGAGTGGAAGGCATCTCCAGGGCCACCATCATCGACCTGGACGCTCATCAG GGAAACGGACACGAGCGTGATTTCTTGAACGACGGGCGGGTGTACATCATGGATGTGTATAACCGCTACATATATCCTGGGGACGGTTATGCCAAAC GAGCCATAAAGAGGAAGGTGGAGCTAGACTGGGGCACCGAGGACTCCGAGTACCTGCAGAAAGTAGAGCTGCACACCGACGGGGCGCTGAATGAAGTCCGCCCCGACATCCTGGTCTACAACGCGGGGACGGACGTCTTGGACGGAGACCCCCTCGGCGGACTCTCCATATCCCCAGAG GGCATTGTGAAGAGAGATGAGATCGTATTCAGGGCCGCCAGGCGACGTGGCGTCCCCATACTCATGGTGACGTCCGGCGGTTACCAGAAGAAAACTGCTCGCATCATCGCCGACTCCATCCTCAACCTTCGGCTGCAGGGCCTGATCGCAGCTGAGGccctggagggggaggggtcagTGACCGGCGCCAGGCGCACCTCCGGACCCGTTGGATCGGAATTCACTGCGGTCTGA
- the hdac11 gene encoding histone deacetylase 11 isoform X2: protein MAHKEDNEGKRSSHCTALHACIPKTSLPIVYHPDYNITFMGLEKLHPFDAGKWGKVIHFLKEEQFVTDGNIVEALEATEEDLLVVHTRRYLNRLKWSLVVAGITEIPPLIFLPNFLVQRKVLRPLRTQTGGTIMAAKLAVDRGWAINFLFERVEGISRATIIDLDAHQGNGHERDFLNDGRVYIMDVYNRYIYPGDGYAKRAIKRKVELDWGTEDSEYLQKVELHTDGALNEVRPDILVYNAGTDVLDGDPLGGLSISPEGIVKRDEIVFRAARRRGVPILMVTSGGYQKKTARIIADSILNLRLQGLIAAEALEGEGSVTGARRTSGPVGSEFTAV from the exons ATGGCTCACAAAGAAGATAATGAAGGTAAAAGGAG ctCCCACTGCACTGCATTGCACGCCTGCATCCCAAAAACATCTCTGCCCATTGTGTACCACCCAGACTACAACATCACCTTCATGGGCCTTGAAAAGCTCCACCCGTTTGATGCAGGGAAGTGGGGGAAAGTCATTCACTTCTTGAAAG AGGAGCAGTTCGTCACTGACGGGAACATCGTGGAAGCCCTTGAAGCGACCGAAGAGGACCTGCTGGTGGTTCACACCCGACGCTACCTGAACAGATTAAAG TGGTCACTGGTGGTGGCGGGGATCACAGAAATCCCACCTCTGATCTTTCTGCCTAATTTCCTCGTGCAGCGGAAAGTGTTGAGGCCTCTGCGGACACAGACTGGAGGAACAATAATG GCGGCAAAGCTGGCCGTCGACCGAGGATGGGCTATAAAC TTCCTGTTCGAGAGAGTGGAAGGCATCTCCAGGGCCACCATCATCGACCTGGACGCTCATCAG GGAAACGGACACGAGCGTGATTTCTTGAACGACGGGCGGGTGTACATCATGGATGTGTATAACCGCTACATATATCCTGGGGACGGTTATGCCAAAC GAGCCATAAAGAGGAAGGTGGAGCTAGACTGGGGCACCGAGGACTCCGAGTACCTGCAGAAAGTAGAGCTGCACACCGACGGGGCGCTGAATGAAGTCCGCCCCGACATCCTGGTCTACAACGCGGGGACGGACGTCTTGGACGGAGACCCCCTCGGCGGACTCTCCATATCCCCAGAG GGCATTGTGAAGAGAGATGAGATCGTATTCAGGGCCGCCAGGCGACGTGGCGTCCCCATACTCATGGTGACGTCCGGCGGTTACCAGAAGAAAACTGCTCGCATCATCGCCGACTCCATCCTCAACCTTCGGCTGCAGGGCCTGATCGCAGCTGAGGccctggagggggaggggtcagTGACCGGCGCCAGGCGCACCTCCGGACCCGTTGGATCGGAATTCACTGCGGTCTGA